One genomic segment of Suttonella sp. R2A3 includes these proteins:
- a CDS encoding barstar family protein, with translation MAVVHYISSDEQAPAQAKKLAINTEVTKYGLLKALAESCQFPGYFGHNWDAAWDMLSDYACDDLLLDLRPASEINETELYAFIDLIADACELNGKPQLWIIKRDQIS, from the coding sequence ATGGCTGTTGTTCACTATATTAGTTCGGATGAACAAGCTCCAGCACAGGCCAAAAAGCTTGCTATTAACACTGAAGTAACTAAATATGGCTTACTCAAAGCATTAGCAGAGTCTTGCCAATTTCCTGGTTATTTTGGTCACAACTGGGACGCAGCGTGGGATATGCTTAGCGATTACGCCTGCGACGATCTATTATTAGATTTACGCCCTGCTTCTGAGATCAATGAGACCGAACTTTATGCGTTTATTGATCTGATCGCAGATGCATGTGAGCTCAACGGCAAACCGCAGCTCTGGATCATCAAGCGTGATCAAATCAGCTAA
- a CDS encoding ribonuclease domain-containing protein, whose product MEQQFDRLLGNEVTSETALENSGIITHDAEINLTVAKIKQGGPFPYPGRDGSTFQNREGLLPEKPNGYYREYTVPTPGASDRGARRIVTGGNPPEIFYYTADHYRSFQRIEVD is encoded by the coding sequence ATTGAACAACAATTCGATCGTTTGCTGGGTAATGAGGTTACCAGCGAGACAGCGCTTGAAAACAGTGGCATCATCACCCATGATGCTGAGATCAACCTCACCGTGGCAAAGATCAAACAAGGCGGGCCATTTCCTTATCCCGGTCGTGATGGCAGCACCTTCCAAAACCGTGAAGGCTTACTGCCAGAAAAGCCTAATGGCTATTATCGAGAATATACCGTACCAACCCCTGGCGCTTCTGATCGTGGTGCACGGCGCATTGTGACCGGTGGCAACCCACCTGAAATTTTCTATTATACGGCCGATCATTACCGCAGTTTCCAACGAATAGAGGTCGATTAA
- a CDS encoding LysE/ArgO family amino acid transporter: MSAASSGFFLGLSLIFAIGAQNVMVLRQGLLHQHVFLVCLICAISDALLIHVGVFGMSAIAEFAPSLATLMRYFGAIFLLLYALLRFRAAWLGGEALLVSGKTSSKKRIILIALALTWLNPHVYLDTVLLLGSVANQFSDQRMAFALGATLASFVFFFSLGYGARLLRPLLAQPRTWRIIEVIIGLFMLYIAFSLLVNNF; the protein is encoded by the coding sequence ATCAGCGCCGCGAGTAGCGGATTCTTCCTAGGACTTTCGCTGATTTTTGCGATAGGTGCGCAAAATGTGATGGTGCTTCGCCAAGGCCTATTACACCAACACGTATTTCTGGTGTGTCTGATTTGCGCAATCTCTGACGCCTTACTCATCCATGTTGGGGTTTTTGGGATGAGTGCGATTGCCGAGTTTGCCCCGTCACTGGCCACTCTAATGCGCTATTTTGGTGCGATTTTTTTATTGCTTTATGCACTGTTACGATTTCGCGCTGCCTGGCTCGGTGGAGAAGCTTTGCTGGTTAGTGGTAAAACCTCCTCAAAAAAACGAATAATACTTATCGCACTGGCGCTAACTTGGCTTAATCCGCATGTGTATTTAGACACCGTGTTATTGCTTGGCAGCGTGGCTAATCAATTCAGTGATCAGCGCATGGCGTTTGCCTTAGGTGCAACACTCGCTTCTTTTGTCTTTTTCTTTTCATTAGGCTATGGTGCACGCCTGTTACGCCCTCTGCTTGCACAACCACGGACTTGGCGTATAATTGAAGTGATTATCGGCTTGTTTATGTTATATATTGCGTTCTCTTTATTAGTCAATAATTTTTAG
- the hisA gene encoding 1-(5-phosphoribosyl)-5-[(5-phosphoribosylamino)methylideneamino]imidazole-4-carboxamide isomerase, producing MLPIPAIDLKDGQCVRLKQGRMQDATVFSDDPVEMAAHWVAQGATRLHLVDLNGAFAGSPRNADVVRAIAARFPDLPLQIGGGIRDEETAKHYWDLGVRYCIIGSKAASDPQAVADLADRYPGKIILGLDAKDGFVATDGWASVSSLKATDLAQQFSRETIAAIIYTDIAKDGMMGGVNLEQTTHLASTTDIPVIASGGVSSLSDIAALRDAEPAVAGVIVGRAIYDGAFTLAQAYETAGINA from the coding sequence ATGCTCCCTATTCCAGCAATTGATTTAAAGGATGGTCAGTGTGTGCGCTTAAAACAAGGACGCATGCAAGATGCCACCGTATTCTCAGATGACCCTGTTGAGATGGCAGCACATTGGGTAGCACAAGGCGCAACCCGTCTTCATCTCGTCGATCTGAATGGTGCCTTTGCTGGTAGTCCACGAAATGCTGATGTGGTTCGCGCGATTGCAGCACGCTTTCCTGACTTACCTTTGCAAATTGGTGGTGGAATTCGTGATGAAGAAACCGCGAAACACTACTGGGATTTAGGTGTGCGCTATTGCATCATTGGCTCAAAAGCCGCATCCGATCCTCAAGCAGTCGCTGATTTAGCTGATCGTTATCCGGGAAAAATCATTTTAGGGCTCGATGCCAAAGATGGCTTTGTCGCAACCGACGGCTGGGCAAGCGTTTCTAGCCTAAAAGCCACCGATTTAGCGCAGCAGTTTAGCCGGGAAACGATTGCCGCCATTATTTATACCGATATTGCCAAAGATGGCATGATGGGCGGGGTTAATCTAGAGCAAACGACCCATTTAGCCAGTACAACCGATATTCCAGTGATTGCCTCCGGAGGCGTTTCATCTCTATCCGATATCGCCGCATTACGTGATGCAGAGCCAGCGGTTGCCGGGGTTATCGTTGGTCGTGCTATTTATGATGGCGCATTCACTCTTGCCCAAGCGTATGAAACAGCCGGAATTAACGCTTGA
- a CDS encoding DUF819 domain-containing protein has product MNVDQALITNPGLSFGVIMAVLGLIFYTSAKTSGFWAKFYHHIPALLLCYFLPGLLTTTGILSHDSGDKIYYIASRFLLPASLVLLTLSVDLNKIIGLGWKAIAMFFTATIGIMLGGPFAVWLFHTIAPDWVAGDLWKGLSTLAGSWIGGGANMASMKELHQVNDTLFGTMAVVDVIVAEFWLIALLFMAKKSEGIDRWLNADTTSIDDLKYTVEKYQTENARLPSLNDVMIILGIAFFIVGLGHLAGDVIGGYFAQFSWAKEYSLSSAFLWLVLTATIGGIGLSFTRLRDYEHAGASKIGSAFIYILVAAIGMHMDLTKILTHWQLVLVGFVWILFHITLLFIVAKLIRAPLFFLAVGSKANIGGAASAPVVAAAFHPSLAPVGVLLAILGYAVGTIGAYLTGEMMRLVVGG; this is encoded by the coding sequence ATGAACGTAGATCAAGCACTTATCACCAATCCCGGACTCAGCTTTGGCGTCATTATGGCCGTTTTGGGTTTGATTTTTTACACTTCAGCAAAAACCTCCGGCTTTTGGGCAAAGTTTTATCATCATATTCCGGCCTTATTACTGTGTTATTTCTTGCCTGGCTTATTAACCACTACCGGCATTTTAAGTCATGACAGCGGCGATAAGATTTATTACATCGCTTCACGCTTCTTACTGCCAGCAAGTTTGGTTTTGCTCACTTTAAGTGTTGATTTGAATAAAATCATTGGCTTAGGCTGGAAAGCGATCGCGATGTTTTTTACCGCGACGATCGGGATTATGCTCGGTGGTCCTTTTGCGGTGTGGCTATTCCACACCATCGCCCCTGATTGGGTGGCTGGTGATCTTTGGAAAGGGTTATCAACCCTTGCCGGTAGCTGGATCGGTGGTGGTGCGAATATGGCCTCGATGAAAGAACTGCACCAAGTCAACGATACCTTATTCGGCACCATGGCGGTGGTTGATGTAATCGTTGCTGAATTTTGGCTGATTGCTTTACTGTTCATGGCGAAGAAATCAGAAGGCATTGATCGCTGGTTAAATGCTGATACCACAAGCATTGATGACTTAAAATACACCGTAGAAAAATATCAGACAGAAAATGCGCGCCTGCCAAGTTTGAATGACGTGATGATAATTTTAGGGATCGCGTTTTTTATTGTCGGGCTGGGTCACCTTGCTGGTGATGTGATCGGTGGGTATTTTGCGCAGTTCTCTTGGGCGAAAGAATATAGCCTATCAAGTGCGTTCCTATGGTTGGTTTTAACCGCGACTATTGGCGGGATTGGCTTGTCGTTTACCCGGCTTCGTGATTACGAACACGCCGGCGCTTCGAAAATCGGTTCAGCGTTTATCTATATCCTTGTGGCGGCTATTGGTATGCACATGGATTTGACAAAAATCTTAACCCACTGGCAGTTGGTGTTGGTTGGGTTTGTGTGGATTCTGTTCCACATTACGTTGCTGTTTATCGTCGCTAAACTGATTCGTGCACCGCTGTTTTTCTTAGCGGTTGGCTCGAAAGCGAACATCGGTGGGGCAGCCTCAGCGCCAGTTGTGGCTGCTGCGTTCCATCCATCACTAGCGCCAGTTGGTGTATTACTCGCGATTTTAGGCTACGCCGTGGGTACTATTGGTGCTTATCTCACAGGTGAGATGATGCGTTTGGTTGTTGGTGGCTAA
- a CDS encoding TonB-dependent receptor, translating into MNYRVTSLLPFALLLPMFAQAENSAQLTDIEIVGDKPIIEASQIWTGNVDKVDASTLRAVRAVSLGQTLEKQSGVHNQNMGPNNGLPQIRSLSGNRVRLLQNGLDVSDMSAISGNLAVPLDVSLAEEIDVYKSSASVLYGGNAVGGAVDVRTRFIPSQLPDKAIGGTVDISKGFNAPNSGQFSLDGKINERVAWHVDGGIRKISRYRIPGNAKADICYDKFSVGLRYELTWLCQTQRDFHDWIVNKAYFAYVNHLPNGESIYSKRRGRGFVPNKDYVPGTQLPYLPNIDKAIIVDVVPQKVGEIPNSHFESKNASAGISYVGEHASVGIGVSRYLTGYGVPGFASRDTWTGNSADGLLPANVRAEQTRWEIQGEYRPQVVWADSIRLRLADTRADNQEYLGDVFAGSLNARTQQARTEFYHNIPAAVYIDGVVGADWRYRRTDGGGADRYIGDTSSRDYAFFIAEKAQWRGLTAGFGYRVGKAQRNLHATEGYKPSRGRNMVIEKPQREFTLHDYQLSFKWQPSDIWFAQVQYNYGERAPDINELFSNNRHFAIFTNEHGNSTLNKERMNNWEFSSGLKWHDLGLTITHYRTDFRDYLYLAATGTERYNMPYKEWRQGDTAIRGFETELNYSFDSEQWGQWQGRLFADWVKNMPIRNDDNGYRVRNEGDYMPGLPTNRYGVGLNWQKDGWRVSTSLTRFTEAKHLGKILNTETPLGSYNTLDAYVSYSLDKNDIKWEWYLDGRNLTNASARAYNSPLKYLSPLPGRSLSTGVKIHF; encoded by the coding sequence TTGAACTATAGAGTCACCTCGTTACTCCCGTTTGCATTGTTACTGCCTATGTTTGCCCAGGCGGAAAATTCTGCACAACTAACAGATATCGAGATTGTTGGCGATAAGCCAATAATCGAGGCCTCGCAAATATGGACGGGTAATGTTGATAAAGTGGACGCCAGCACTTTGCGTGCAGTGCGTGCAGTATCTCTTGGGCAGACGCTGGAAAAACAAAGTGGCGTGCACAACCAGAATATGGGACCAAATAACGGTTTGCCACAAATCCGTAGCCTTAGTGGTAATCGTGTGCGCCTGCTGCAAAACGGTCTGGATGTTTCCGATATGTCTGCTATTAGTGGCAATCTGGCGGTGCCTTTGGATGTTTCGCTAGCTGAAGAGATTGATGTGTATAAATCGTCTGCCTCGGTGCTGTATGGGGGTAATGCGGTGGGTGGTGCGGTGGATGTACGCACGCGTTTTATCCCCTCTCAGCTGCCTGATAAAGCCATCGGTGGCACAGTAGATATTAGCAAAGGGTTTAATGCGCCCAATAGCGGTCAATTTTCACTTGACGGTAAAATTAACGAGCGTGTGGCCTGGCATGTTGATGGCGGTATACGCAAAATCTCACGCTATCGTATTCCAGGTAATGCTAAAGCGGATATTTGTTACGATAAATTTTCTGTCGGTTTGCGCTACGAGCTGACTTGGTTGTGTCAGACGCAAAGAGATTTCCATGATTGGATTGTTAATAAGGCCTATTTTGCTTATGTGAATCATCTTCCGAACGGTGAGAGCATATACAGTAAAAGACGCGGTCGTGGCTTTGTTCCGAATAAGGATTATGTTCCTGGTACCCAACTTCCTTATTTACCGAATATTGATAAAGCTATCATCGTCGACGTAGTGCCGCAGAAGGTGGGTGAAATCCCCAACAGCCATTTTGAAAGCAAAAACGCTTCAGCCGGTATCAGTTATGTCGGTGAACATGCTTCTGTAGGCATTGGTGTCAGTCGTTATCTAACTGGCTACGGGGTTCCCGGGTTTGCTTCACGCGACACATGGACGGGGAACTCTGCTGATGGTCTGTTGCCAGCCAACGTGCGTGCTGAGCAGACACGCTGGGAAATTCAAGGCGAATACCGTCCGCAGGTGGTGTGGGCTGACAGCATACGCCTGCGCCTGGCCGATACCCGTGCCGATAATCAAGAATATTTGGGTGATGTGTTTGCCGGTAGCCTTAATGCGCGCACGCAACAGGCACGCACTGAGTTTTACCACAATATACCAGCCGCAGTATACATTGACGGCGTTGTCGGCGCCGATTGGCGTTACCGTCGCACAGATGGTGGCGGTGCTGACCGCTATATTGGCGATACCAGTAGTCGCGATTATGCATTTTTCATTGCCGAAAAAGCACAGTGGCGTGGTTTAACTGCCGGTTTTGGTTACCGTGTTGGCAAAGCGCAGCGAAATTTACATGCTACTGAAGGTTATAAGCCCAGCCGTGGCCGTAACATGGTTATCGAAAAACCACAGCGTGAATTCACTTTGCACGACTACCAGCTTAGCTTTAAATGGCAGCCTAGCGATATCTGGTTTGCACAGGTGCAGTATAATTATGGTGAGCGCGCACCTGATATCAACGAATTATTCAGCAACAATCGTCATTTCGCCATCTTCACCAATGAACACGGCAATAGCACACTCAACAAAGAACGTATGAATAATTGGGAGTTTTCCAGTGGGCTAAAATGGCATGATTTAGGGCTGACTATAACCCATTATCGTACCGATTTTCGGGATTACCTCTACCTGGCGGCGACGGGTACGGAACGCTATAACATGCCTTATAAAGAATGGCGTCAGGGAGATACTGCCATCCGTGGGTTTGAAACCGAGCTGAACTACAGTTTTGACAGCGAACAATGGGGACAGTGGCAAGGACGATTATTTGCTGATTGGGTCAAGAATATGCCCATACGTAACGACGACAATGGCTACCGCGTGCGTAATGAAGGTGATTACATGCCTGGATTACCGACTAACCGCTATGGAGTAGGGTTAAATTGGCAAAAAGATGGCTGGCGCGTATCTACCAGTCTGACCCGATTCACCGAGGCCAAGCATTTGGGTAAAATCTTAAATACCGAAACGCCACTGGGTTCCTACAATACATTAGATGCTTATGTGAGCTACAGTCTTGACAAAAATGACATAAAATGGGAATGGTATCTGGACGGACGTAATCTCACTAACGCTAGTGCTCGTGCGTACAATTCACCACTCAAATATCTATCACCATTGCCGGGACGTTCGCTTAGCACAGGGGTAAAAATACATTTTTAG
- the hisH gene encoding imidazole glycerol phosphate synthase subunit HisH, which produces MTRIAVIDYGMGNLHSVCKALAHVAPQADIFLTTEASGISKADRILLPGQGAIAACMAQLQTLDLIDPLLLAAQEKPFLGICIGPQLMMQHSEENGGVDGLGLFDGQVVRFDTELTDQQQPIKIPHMGWNTISQTAKHPLWSGIADHSHFYYVHSYHLHDSEHTIGETTYGCTFPAAIARDNIAGLQAHPEKSSDAGLRFLANFVDWQP; this is translated from the coding sequence ATGACGCGCATTGCGGTAATTGATTATGGTATGGGGAATTTACACAGCGTCTGTAAAGCATTGGCGCATGTCGCCCCTCAGGCTGATATATTCTTAACCACTGAGGCTAGTGGCATCAGCAAGGCTGATCGTATTTTACTGCCTGGACAAGGCGCGATTGCCGCGTGTATGGCACAGTTACAAACACTCGATTTGATTGATCCACTGCTGCTTGCGGCACAAGAAAAACCGTTTTTAGGCATTTGTATTGGTCCGCAGCTAATGATGCAACATAGTGAGGAAAATGGTGGCGTTGACGGCTTAGGCTTATTTGACGGTCAAGTGGTGCGCTTTGACACCGAACTCACAGACCAACAGCAGCCGATTAAAATCCCGCATATGGGCTGGAACACGATTAGTCAAACCGCTAAGCACCCGCTTTGGTCAGGGATTGCCGATCACAGCCACTTTTACTATGTGCACAGCTACCATCTGCATGACAGCGAACACACCATTGGCGAAACCACTTACGGCTGCACGTTTCCAGCGGCCATCGCCCGCGATAATATTGCCGGCTTACAAGCGCATCCGGAAAAATCCAGCGACGCTGGATTACGCTTTCTCGCCAATTTCGTTGATTGGCAGCCTTGA
- the hisB gene encoding imidazoleglycerol-phosphate dehydratase HisB: MTRQASISRQTNETQIDVSLQLDGTGNADLNTGIGFFDHMLEQIARHGLFDLNIQCRGDLHVDCHHSVEDCGIALGQAMAQALGDKRGISRYGHSYVPLDEALSRVVIDFSGRPGLHFHAHFSRDKIGDVDSETFFEFFQGFANHAGATIHIDNLRGINNHHIIETIFKAFGRALRMACSLDERASGQMPSTKGCL; the protein is encoded by the coding sequence ATGACTCGACAAGCCAGTATTTCTCGCCAAACCAACGAAACCCAAATCGACGTATCACTACAGCTTGATGGTACAGGTAACGCCGATTTAAACACCGGCATCGGCTTTTTTGATCATATGCTCGAGCAGATTGCTCGTCATGGCTTGTTTGATCTTAATATTCAATGCCGCGGCGATTTACATGTCGACTGTCATCACAGCGTTGAAGATTGCGGTATTGCCCTTGGTCAAGCAATGGCTCAAGCCTTAGGTGATAAACGTGGGATCAGCCGCTATGGACACAGCTATGTCCCGCTCGATGAGGCGCTCTCAAGAGTGGTCATTGATTTTTCTGGCCGCCCAGGACTGCATTTCCACGCCCATTTTAGTCGCGATAAGATCGGCGATGTCGATAGTGAAACCTTTTTTGAATTTTTCCAAGGATTTGCCAATCACGCCGGTGCAACCATCCATATCGATAACCTGCGCGGCATCAATAATCACCATATCATCGAAACGATTTTTAAAGCGTTTGGACGTGCCCTACGCATGGCATGTAGCCTGGATGAGCGCGCCAGTGGGCAAATGCCTTCGACTAAAGGCTGTCTATGA
- the era gene encoding GTPase Era, with amino-acid sequence MNTPLTRAGYIAVVGRPNVGKSTLINHLIGQKIAITSNKPQTTRHALLGIYTRGETQIVFVDTPGIHDERKKAINRQMNRAAWQSMEYVDAIIHVSEFARWTAEDTHIAESINALKLPKIHVLNKIDRCKDKSTLFSALSEIQERADWQEIVPVSAQHEHNLDALENSLAQYMPEQPWLFPEEQITTAGMRFMAAEIIREKLFRYLHQELPYELGVIIERYSEEDSMIQIDATILVERASQKGMVIGKGGKTLKLVGQRARGDLETLVDKKVMLRTWVKVRENWRDDDQIIQSMGYGSGE; translated from the coding sequence ATGAATACTCCTTTAACCCGTGCTGGCTATATCGCCGTTGTTGGTCGCCCAAATGTGGGCAAATCAACCCTGATCAATCATTTAATCGGCCAGAAAATCGCCATCACCTCGAATAAGCCGCAAACCACACGCCACGCCCTGCTCGGCATCTATACACGCGGTGAGACGCAAATTGTTTTTGTCGATACCCCCGGGATTCACGACGAACGCAAAAAAGCAATCAATCGCCAGATGAACCGTGCGGCCTGGCAATCGATGGAATACGTTGATGCGATTATTCATGTTAGCGAATTTGCGCGTTGGACGGCAGAAGATACGCATATCGCTGAAAGCATCAACGCGCTCAAGCTACCAAAAATCCATGTACTGAATAAAATTGACCGTTGTAAAGATAAAAGCACCCTCTTTAGCGCGTTAAGTGAGATCCAAGAACGCGCTGATTGGCAAGAAATCGTGCCTGTGTCAGCACAGCACGAGCATAATCTTGACGCGCTTGAAAACAGTTTAGCGCAGTATATGCCTGAGCAGCCGTGGTTGTTCCCAGAAGAGCAAATCACCACCGCCGGCATGCGCTTTATGGCTGCAGAAATCATTCGTGAAAAACTCTTTCGCTACCTTCACCAGGAATTGCCCTATGAGTTAGGCGTCATTATTGAGCGCTACAGCGAAGAAGATTCGATGATTCAGATCGATGCGACGATTTTGGTTGAGCGCGCCAGTCAAAAAGGGATGGTGATTGGTAAAGGTGGTAAAACGCTTAAACTTGTTGGACAGCGTGCACGTGGCGATCTGGAAACTTTAGTGGATAAAAAAGTCATGTTGCGCACCTGGGTTAAAGTGCGTGAGAATTGGCGCGACGATGATCAAATCATCCAAAGCATGGGGTATGGCAGCGGCGAATAA
- the rnc gene encoding ribonuclease III, translated as MNKASDWQRLESQLPHTFENAALLKQALTHRSHSAEHNERFEFLGDALLETIISAELFVRLPYEPEGNLTRVRASIVNRNQLAKLAKSLNIGAYLLLGSGEMKSGGARRESTLADAIEAIIAAVYLDSDFATCRGFTLALFAEVLEHLPSAESLKDAKTRLQEYLQGRGLPLPSYEVTDERGPEHAREFEVSVSSEQFTLSARGSSRKKAEQQAAENLLNHYLNRS; from the coding sequence TTGAATAAAGCGAGCGACTGGCAGCGCCTCGAATCGCAGCTACCACACACCTTCGAAAACGCTGCGCTCCTCAAACAGGCGCTCACCCATCGTAGTCACAGCGCTGAGCATAATGAGCGCTTTGAATTCCTTGGTGATGCCCTGTTAGAAACCATCATCAGCGCCGAATTATTTGTTCGCCTGCCGTATGAGCCTGAGGGTAATCTGACTCGGGTGCGCGCAAGCATTGTTAACCGCAACCAACTGGCCAAACTCGCTAAATCGCTCAATATTGGCGCTTATTTATTACTGGGTTCTGGGGAAATGAAAAGCGGCGGCGCACGTCGTGAATCAACTTTGGCGGATGCCATCGAAGCGATTATAGCCGCGGTTTATCTTGATAGCGATTTTGCCACCTGTCGTGGATTTACCTTAGCGCTATTTGCCGAAGTGCTTGAACATTTACCATCCGCAGAAAGCTTAAAAGACGCCAAAACGCGTTTGCAGGAATATTTACAAGGTCGTGGGCTGCCACTACCAAGCTACGAAGTCACCGACGAGCGAGGGCCTGAACACGCGCGCGAATTTGAAGTGTCGGTGAGCAGCGAACAGTTCACTCTGTCTGCACGCGGCAGCAGCCGCAAAAAAGCGGAACAGCAAGCCGCTGAAAACCTACTCAACCATTACCTAAACCGCTCATGA
- the lepB gene encoding signal peptidase I, translating to MQAFMEHFELILTLAVVVCFIFYIIDGMSYRKERKRLQRVFKNRAEDATDRHDYSERLNALNFSRLKKKHKALYEHIAHKLEQKQPLAGNELLWLKRPCYPQEKFIEFFSGLFWILFIVWFVRSFLYEPFQIPSASMEPNLQAGDFILTSKFAYGVRLPVIHTKIIEVGNVERGDVMVFRYPNDPAVNYIKRVIGLPGDKIRFADGIVSINDEKQTLTLVEEQGLFDWYREELDGRPHIMQLAHDERARNRSQGEFVVPEGQFFVMGDNRDNSRDGRMWNNNNPLSKTPWGFVPEDNIVGKALFIWMNSDCVLGEGECGRIGNSIE from the coding sequence ATGCAAGCCTTTATGGAGCATTTTGAACTCATACTCACCCTCGCTGTGGTGGTGTGTTTTATCTTTTATATCATTGATGGCATGAGCTATCGCAAAGAGCGTAAACGCTTGCAGCGCGTGTTTAAAAATCGTGCTGAAGATGCAACCGATCGCCACGATTATAGCGAACGCTTAAATGCGCTCAATTTTTCTCGACTGAAGAAAAAGCACAAAGCACTTTATGAACATATTGCGCATAAATTAGAACAAAAACAACCGCTAGCAGGAAATGAACTACTTTGGCTCAAACGCCCTTGCTACCCGCAGGAAAAGTTTATTGAGTTTTTTAGTGGGCTATTCTGGATTTTATTCATCGTCTGGTTTGTGCGCTCATTTTTATACGAACCCTTCCAGATCCCTTCAGCATCGATGGAACCGAACTTACAAGCCGGCGATTTTATCCTCACCAGCAAATTTGCCTATGGTGTACGCCTGCCGGTCATCCATACCAAAATCATCGAAGTTGGCAATGTCGAACGTGGTGATGTGATGGTCTTTCGCTATCCCAATGATCCTGCGGTCAATTATATCAAGCGCGTGATCGGCTTGCCTGGCGATAAAATTCGCTTTGCTGATGGTATTGTTAGCATTAATGATGAGAAACAAACCTTAACCTTAGTGGAAGAGCAAGGATTGTTTGATTGGTATCGCGAAGAATTAGATGGTCGTCCACACATCATGCAACTCGCGCACGATGAGCGTGCGCGTAACCGCTCTCAAGGAGAATTTGTCGTTCCAGAAGGACAGTTTTTTGTGATGGGCGATAATCGCGATAACTCGCGTGATGGGCGGATGTGGAATAATAATAATCCGCTGTCAAAAACCCCATGGGGCTTTGTCCCGGAAGACAATATTGTCGGTAAAGCGTTGTTTATCTGGATGAATAGCGACTGCGTGTTGGGTGAAGGTGAATGTGGTCGTATCGGGAATTCCATTGAATAA